From one Malus sylvestris chromosome 1, drMalSylv7.2, whole genome shotgun sequence genomic stretch:
- the LOC126617601 gene encoding probable LRR receptor-like serine/threonine-protein kinase At1g56140 isoform X1: MSKNCTLLYEMGINQLPYDFHSFMDSCGLGGEIPSTFAKLTNMRAFWASDSPFSGKIPDFIGSWTNLTYLQFQGNSFEGPIPTSFSQLTSLYYLYISDIHNGSSSLDFIKNLKSLIDLKLRNALITGTIPSDIGEYQSLQTLDLSFNNLAGQLPSSLFNNLSYLDSLFLGNNSLSGPLPSQKSDQLQTIDLSYNFLSGSFPQWVTTRLQLNLVVNNFTFDSSNITLPGLNCLQRNFPCNRNTPRYASFSIKCGGKQLTGGDGILYETDDSPLGQAAFYVTSTEKWAVSNAGLVNDTRKNPLFLVDTTAVVTGTDVTPYLFSTSRVSQGSLRYYGMGLENGPYTVTLHFAETVYESRTSQTWKSLGQRVFDIYIQGTRMTKDFDISKEAGGVNRAVVRKFNVSVSENYLEIHLFWAGKGTCCIPDYGDYGPLIAAVHAASVFWLPPTKKSRTELTVGIAVPVGVVSLLLIFAILYMRRKTSEKEDDEDILGLDPRLNTFSYAELRAAAEDFNPSNKLGEGGYGPVYKGTLSDGRVVALKQLSVASHQGKSQFVFEIATIYAVQHQNLVKLYGCCIEGNHRILVYEYLENKSLDQALFGTSNLHLDWRTRFNILLGTARGLAYLHEESRPRIVHRDVKASNILLDAELSPKISDFGLAKLYDDEKTHISTKVAGTIGYLAPEYALFGHLTEKADVFGFGVVVLEILSGRPNSYNNLNPEKIYLLEWVWTLHENDQTLGLVDPRLTEFDETKATRLIKTALMCTQGSPMARPSMSRVVAMLSGDMDIGMVMSKPSYLTYYNFKDVTTFSTGILLAEDDTPSTASKDSNVPLNSQPRGSNASGANTPWIDPAPSVNVTQSLLAGIRREGR; encoded by the exons ATGAGCAAAAATTGCACTTTATTGTATGAAATGGGTATTAATCAGTTgccttatgattttcacagttTCATGGACAGCTGTGGACTCGGTGGTGAAATTCCTTCAACATTTGCCAAGCTCACCAACATGCGAGCCTT ctgGGCATCGGACAGTCCTTTCTCAGGAAAGATACCTGATTTCATAGGGAGTTGGACAAACCTCACTTATTT GCAATTTCAAGGGAACTCTTTCGAAGGCCCAATACCAACCAGCTTTTCTCAACTGACCTCATTGTACTATCT GTATATCAGTGATATACACAATGGGAGCTCTTCTCTTGATTtcataaaaaatctgaaaagctTGAttgattt AAAACTACGAAACGCATTAATCACTGGTACCATCCCATCTGATATTGGAGAATATCAAAGTCTACAGACACT GGATCTGAGTTTCAACAATTTGGCAGGCCAACtcccaagttctttgttcaacaATCTGAGTTATCTTGATTCCTT GTTTCTTGGAAACAATAGTTTGTCCGGACCTCTTCCGAGCCAAAAGAGCGATCAACTTCAGACTAT AGATTTGTCTTACAATTTTTTATCAGGAAGCTTTCCGCAGTGGGTGACCACAAGGTTGCAACT GAACTTAGTGGTCAACAACTTCACATTTGACAGTTCAAACATAAC TCTTCCTGGATTGAATTGCCTCCAGAGAAATTTTCCATGCAATCGAAATACCCCACGAT ATGCAAGCTTCTCAATCAAGTGTGGTGGAAAACAATTGACGGGAGGTGATGGCATATTGTATGAGACTGACGACTCACCTCTTGGCCAAGCAGCATTCTATGTAACAAGTACAGAGAAATGGGCTGTCAGCAATGCCGGTTTGGTTAATGACACACGGAAGAACCCATTGTTTCTGGTAGATACCACTGCAGTAGTCACCGGAACAGATGTGACCCCATACCTTTTCTCGACTTCAAGAGTGTCCCAAGGATCACTGAGATATTATGGCATGGGCCTTGAGAATGGGCCATACACTGTAACATTGCACTTTGCAGAGACGGTTTATGAAAGTCGCACTTCGCAAACTTGGAAAAGTCTAGGACAGCGTGTATTTGATATCTATATTCAG GGTACCCGCATGACGAAGGACTTTGACATATCGAAGGAGGCAGGTGGTGTTAACCGAGCAGTTGTGAGAAAATTTAATGTTAGCGTGTCAGAGAATTATCTTGAAATTCATCTGTTCTGGGCTGGTAAGGGGACTTGTTGCATACCCGATTATGGTGATTACGGCCCACTAATAGCGGCTGTCCATGCTGCTTCAG TTTTCTGGCTTCCACCAACTAAGAAGAGCAGGACTGAATTGACAGTTGGTATTGCAGTTCCTGTTGGAGTTGTGAGCCTGCTATTAATATTTGCGATTCTATATATGAGGAGGAAAACATCAGAAAAAGAGGACGACGAAG ATATTCTAGGATTAGACCCTCGACTAAATACTTTCAGTTATGCTGAGTTGAGAGCTGCAGCCGAAGATTTTAATCCTTCAAATAAGTTAGGAGAGGGAGGATATGGCCCTGTTTATAAG GGTACACTTTCTGATGGGAGAGTAGTGGCTTTGAAGCAACTTTCAGTAGCATCTCACCAAGGGAAGAGTCAATTTGTATTTGAAATTGCTACCATATATGCTGTGCAACATCAGAATCTAGTGAAATTGTATGGATGCTGCATCGAAGGCAACCACCGCATTTTGGTTTATGAGTATCTTGAAAACAAGAGCCTTGATCAGGCACTTTTTG GAACAAGTAACTTGCACCTTGACTGGCGTACTCGATTCAATATATTGTTGGGAACAGCAAGAGGACTTGCTTACCTTCATGAGGAGTCAAGGCCAAGGATTGTACATCGAGATGTCAAAGCGAGTAATATTTTGCTCGATGCAGAACTCTCCCCAAAAATATCAGATTTTGGACTAGCAAAGCTTTATGATGACGAGAAAACCCACATCAGCACCAAGGTTGCAGGGACAAT AGGCTATTTGGCACCGGAGTATGCATTGTTTGGACATTTGACAGAGAAGGCCGATGTGTTTGGTTTTGGAGTCGTCGTTTTGGAGATCCTCAGCGGGAGACCAAACTCTTACAATAACTTGAATCCAGAAAAGATTTATCTTCTTGAATGG GTATGGACTCTACATGAAAACGACCAAACTCTGGGGCTGGTGGATCCGAGATTGACAGAGTTTGATGAAACTAAAGCAACTAGATTGATAAAAACAGCTCTCATGTGCACGCAGGGATCACCGATGGCGAGGCCATCTATGTCACGCGTGGTTGCAATGCTCTCTGGAGACATGGACATAGGCATGGTCATGTCGAAGCCAAGCTATTTgacatattataattttaaagacGTAACAACATTTTCAACAGGAATATTATTGGCGGAGGATGATACCCCATCAACTGCATCCAAGGATAGTAATGTTCCCCTCAACAGTCAGCCGAGAGGCAGCAATGCAAGTGGAGCTAACACTCCCTGGATTGACCCTGCGCCTTCCGTAAACGTGACTCAATCACTGCTCGCTGGCATTAGAAGAGAAGGAAGGTGA
- the LOC126617601 gene encoding probable LRR receptor-like serine/threonine-protein kinase At1g56140 isoform X2 has translation MSKNCTLLYEMGINQLPYDFHSFMDSCGLGGEIPSTFAKLTNMRAFWASDSPFSGKIPDFIGSWTNLTYLQFQGNSFEGPIPTSFSQLTSLYYLKLRNALITGTIPSDIGEYQSLQTLDLSFNNLAGQLPSSLFNNLSYLDSLFLGNNSLSGPLPSQKSDQLQTIDLSYNFLSGSFPQWVTTRLQLNLVVNNFTFDSSNITLPGLNCLQRNFPCNRNTPRYASFSIKCGGKQLTGGDGILYETDDSPLGQAAFYVTSTEKWAVSNAGLVNDTRKNPLFLVDTTAVVTGTDVTPYLFSTSRVSQGSLRYYGMGLENGPYTVTLHFAETVYESRTSQTWKSLGQRVFDIYIQGTRMTKDFDISKEAGGVNRAVVRKFNVSVSENYLEIHLFWAGKGTCCIPDYGDYGPLIAAVHAASVFWLPPTKKSRTELTVGIAVPVGVVSLLLIFAILYMRRKTSEKEDDEDILGLDPRLNTFSYAELRAAAEDFNPSNKLGEGGYGPVYKGTLSDGRVVALKQLSVASHQGKSQFVFEIATIYAVQHQNLVKLYGCCIEGNHRILVYEYLENKSLDQALFGTSNLHLDWRTRFNILLGTARGLAYLHEESRPRIVHRDVKASNILLDAELSPKISDFGLAKLYDDEKTHISTKVAGTIGYLAPEYALFGHLTEKADVFGFGVVVLEILSGRPNSYNNLNPEKIYLLEWVWTLHENDQTLGLVDPRLTEFDETKATRLIKTALMCTQGSPMARPSMSRVVAMLSGDMDIGMVMSKPSYLTYYNFKDVTTFSTGILLAEDDTPSTASKDSNVPLNSQPRGSNASGANTPWIDPAPSVNVTQSLLAGIRREGR, from the exons ATGAGCAAAAATTGCACTTTATTGTATGAAATGGGTATTAATCAGTTgccttatgattttcacagttTCATGGACAGCTGTGGACTCGGTGGTGAAATTCCTTCAACATTTGCCAAGCTCACCAACATGCGAGCCTT ctgGGCATCGGACAGTCCTTTCTCAGGAAAGATACCTGATTTCATAGGGAGTTGGACAAACCTCACTTATTT GCAATTTCAAGGGAACTCTTTCGAAGGCCCAATACCAACCAGCTTTTCTCAACTGACCTCATTGTACTATCT AAAACTACGAAACGCATTAATCACTGGTACCATCCCATCTGATATTGGAGAATATCAAAGTCTACAGACACT GGATCTGAGTTTCAACAATTTGGCAGGCCAACtcccaagttctttgttcaacaATCTGAGTTATCTTGATTCCTT GTTTCTTGGAAACAATAGTTTGTCCGGACCTCTTCCGAGCCAAAAGAGCGATCAACTTCAGACTAT AGATTTGTCTTACAATTTTTTATCAGGAAGCTTTCCGCAGTGGGTGACCACAAGGTTGCAACT GAACTTAGTGGTCAACAACTTCACATTTGACAGTTCAAACATAAC TCTTCCTGGATTGAATTGCCTCCAGAGAAATTTTCCATGCAATCGAAATACCCCACGAT ATGCAAGCTTCTCAATCAAGTGTGGTGGAAAACAATTGACGGGAGGTGATGGCATATTGTATGAGACTGACGACTCACCTCTTGGCCAAGCAGCATTCTATGTAACAAGTACAGAGAAATGGGCTGTCAGCAATGCCGGTTTGGTTAATGACACACGGAAGAACCCATTGTTTCTGGTAGATACCACTGCAGTAGTCACCGGAACAGATGTGACCCCATACCTTTTCTCGACTTCAAGAGTGTCCCAAGGATCACTGAGATATTATGGCATGGGCCTTGAGAATGGGCCATACACTGTAACATTGCACTTTGCAGAGACGGTTTATGAAAGTCGCACTTCGCAAACTTGGAAAAGTCTAGGACAGCGTGTATTTGATATCTATATTCAG GGTACCCGCATGACGAAGGACTTTGACATATCGAAGGAGGCAGGTGGTGTTAACCGAGCAGTTGTGAGAAAATTTAATGTTAGCGTGTCAGAGAATTATCTTGAAATTCATCTGTTCTGGGCTGGTAAGGGGACTTGTTGCATACCCGATTATGGTGATTACGGCCCACTAATAGCGGCTGTCCATGCTGCTTCAG TTTTCTGGCTTCCACCAACTAAGAAGAGCAGGACTGAATTGACAGTTGGTATTGCAGTTCCTGTTGGAGTTGTGAGCCTGCTATTAATATTTGCGATTCTATATATGAGGAGGAAAACATCAGAAAAAGAGGACGACGAAG ATATTCTAGGATTAGACCCTCGACTAAATACTTTCAGTTATGCTGAGTTGAGAGCTGCAGCCGAAGATTTTAATCCTTCAAATAAGTTAGGAGAGGGAGGATATGGCCCTGTTTATAAG GGTACACTTTCTGATGGGAGAGTAGTGGCTTTGAAGCAACTTTCAGTAGCATCTCACCAAGGGAAGAGTCAATTTGTATTTGAAATTGCTACCATATATGCTGTGCAACATCAGAATCTAGTGAAATTGTATGGATGCTGCATCGAAGGCAACCACCGCATTTTGGTTTATGAGTATCTTGAAAACAAGAGCCTTGATCAGGCACTTTTTG GAACAAGTAACTTGCACCTTGACTGGCGTACTCGATTCAATATATTGTTGGGAACAGCAAGAGGACTTGCTTACCTTCATGAGGAGTCAAGGCCAAGGATTGTACATCGAGATGTCAAAGCGAGTAATATTTTGCTCGATGCAGAACTCTCCCCAAAAATATCAGATTTTGGACTAGCAAAGCTTTATGATGACGAGAAAACCCACATCAGCACCAAGGTTGCAGGGACAAT AGGCTATTTGGCACCGGAGTATGCATTGTTTGGACATTTGACAGAGAAGGCCGATGTGTTTGGTTTTGGAGTCGTCGTTTTGGAGATCCTCAGCGGGAGACCAAACTCTTACAATAACTTGAATCCAGAAAAGATTTATCTTCTTGAATGG GTATGGACTCTACATGAAAACGACCAAACTCTGGGGCTGGTGGATCCGAGATTGACAGAGTTTGATGAAACTAAAGCAACTAGATTGATAAAAACAGCTCTCATGTGCACGCAGGGATCACCGATGGCGAGGCCATCTATGTCACGCGTGGTTGCAATGCTCTCTGGAGACATGGACATAGGCATGGTCATGTCGAAGCCAAGCTATTTgacatattataattttaaagacGTAACAACATTTTCAACAGGAATATTATTGGCGGAGGATGATACCCCATCAACTGCATCCAAGGATAGTAATGTTCCCCTCAACAGTCAGCCGAGAGGCAGCAATGCAAGTGGAGCTAACACTCCCTGGATTGACCCTGCGCCTTCCGTAAACGTGACTCAATCACTGCTCGCTGGCATTAGAAGAGAAGGAAGGTGA
- the LOC126617622 gene encoding uncharacterized protein LOC126617622 isoform X1, with the protein MLVISILEACRNKAVWPQFTRIAPPLPEQFKFKQLQLGFHNINNLCVDLYFHYAKGQDAMSPVEFQETLMNQVLHSAWSHNTLTSLKLICNFIDRRGDGGKRNQDEAFFTVTIWLHQNHPKTLAYNLVPISGSFGRILDLPCILSQVLWGEAHLKFIGRTREEADSNRMVKVKEKDAKSRASELLLRRKAIHTANKAAQRYERDTNYRFLHNCVSDIFAQCLKSDIEKFHHHKDHNHDHHDDYCLEITQTATSLPTIADHHMLFENIARKVFSPESCL; encoded by the coding sequence ATGCTAGTGATATCGATTCTGGAAGCATGCCGAAACAAGGCTGTTTGGCCACAATTCACAAGAATTGCTCCGCCTTTGCCCGagcaattcaaattcaaacaacTCCAATTAGGCTTCCACAACATCAACAACCTTTGCGTTGATCTGTACTTCCACTACGCCAAGGGACAAGACGCCATGTCGCCCGTGGAATTCCAGGAAACTCTGATGAACCAAGTGCTTCATTCGGCTTGGTCGCACAATACTCTAACCAGCCTTAAACTCATCTGCAACTTCATAGACAGACGCGGCGACGGTGGAAAACGCAACCAAGACGAAGCTTTCTTCACGGTAACGATTTGGCTCCACCAGAACCACCCAAAAACCCTTGCCTACAATCTCGTGCCAATTTCCGGCTCCTTCGGACGTATCCTAGACCTTCCCTGCATTCTCTCGCAGGTTCTATGGGGCGAAGCTCACTTGAAATTTATTGGGAGGACAAGGGAGGAGGCAGATTCAAACAGAATGGTGAAGGTCAAGGAAAAGGACGCCAAGTCAAGGGCAAGCGAATTGTTGTTGAGGAGGAAGGCGATCCACACAGCCAACAAGGCGGCTCAGAGATACGAGCGCGACACTAATTACCGCTTCTTGCACAACTGTGTTTCGGATATTTTTGCCCAGTGCCTCAAGTCTGATATTGAAAAATTTCATCATCACAAGGACCATAACCATGACCATCATGATGATTACTGCTTGGAGATTACCCAAACGGCTACTTCTTTGCCTACCATCGCTGATCATCATATGTTGTTCGAAAACATTGCAAGGAAGGTTTTCTCGCCAGAATCATGCCTTTGA